The window CCGCGCTGCTGACCGTAGCAATGGTTTCAGCGGCTTTTGCGGAATCAAAAATTGTTCTTAAACCAAAAGTTGATTCATTTGCTCTGTTTATGGACACATCTCCGTCCATGTCACAGGAATACATGAACACCGGCAAGTCTAAACTTGTTTCAGGGCTCAATGCTCTTAAGCGTCTTAACTCGGTTATCCCCGAGCTGGGCTACAAGTCCGCGCTTTATACCATGCCCGAAATGAAAACTTATTCCCCGGCATCAACATACAGCCGTGGAACTATCGCAAGAGCTCTTTCAGCTGTTCCGACAGAGACAAAGTTTTTCATGTCAACTCCTATCGGTAACAGTTTTAAGGATCTTGATGCCAAGATGAGCAGATGGCCCGGACAGCTGGCTGTAATCTTTGTTTCTGACGGTCTGCAAAACACCGGAACCAATCCCTCCAAAGTTGTAAGGGATATGGTCAAAAAATATGGAGACAGATTCTGCCTGCATGTTATCAGCGTTGCAGACACCAGCAGTGGTAAGGCTACTCTGAAAAAGCTTGCTTCCATGACCCCATGTGGAGTGTATGTTGAAGCTTCCGACCTTGCTGATAGAGCGGTTCTCAGTAAATATGCTCAGGATGTTTTCTACACTCAGGAAGAAGAACTGATTGTTGAAATCGAAGAAGAAGTTCAGGAAGTAATTCCCGTACCTGTTCCCGTTGAACAGAAAATCGTTTTCCGCAGTCTTAACTTCGGATTCGATAAATACCAGATCACTGATGAAATGGTTCCTTCACTTGAGCAGGCTGCCGCTATCCTTGAAGAAAACAAGACTCTTGACGTCGTTGTAAGCGGACATACAGACAGCACCGGTCCTGAAGCATACAACCAGGGACTCTCTGAGCGCAGAGCTGCTTCCGTAGCTAGCTGGCTTAAGAAAAATGGAATCAACCCTGAGCGTATCACTTCTAAAGGATTTGGTGAGCTTGATCCCAAGTATGACAACAAGACCAGAGAAGGACGCAAATTAAACCGTCGTGTTGAAATCGATGTGAAATAACAGCTAGTTATAATATAGACTATAAATCATAACCTGAAGATTGATCTCTAAGGCTATGAAGTGTATTTAAGCAGGGGTGCAGTTTCAGGAACTGTTCCCCTGTTTTTAATTTTGATTGGAGCTGAAATGAGTTTTACAAAATACATTTTTTACATAACGGTCATAACTTTTACTTTCTGCCTTAGCTTCCCCGCTTTTGCAGATAATTCAGGGCAAGTCCAGAACCACACATTCACAACCTTTGCCCAGGGCTGGGTAAAAAAACTGAACATCAACCATATCAATGGAATCAGCCACATTAAAATTATCCAGAACACTGATGGTTCCTTTCTTGCGCGCTATCATTATATAGATCCATCTTCGATATCCTGCTCCGTAAAAAGCAGTAAATCGAAACGCAGCAGATTTGTCGGACTTCTGAAATATATTGAAAACGTATACGAATGTTCAGCACCATCAAAGAAGCTGGCTCTTGAAGGCAAATTCAAAGTATCCAAGGCAATGAGAGTTACGGAAATTTTCAGTAACAATGGTAAAGGCTGGAGATAGCCTGTTTAGAACGTAAATCTTATTGAATGGTCTCCCATATAAATACAGTACAGAAGATACTGCTAGTATGACTGTAACAAGGCAGATGATCTTGATTTTACCTAAAAATGTTCTAAAAAATCCATCTATTCAATCCTAAGCTGATCACAATTAAAAGACAGCTTTTCCCGACAGCCGTAACTATTTTGACTTCAAAATATTTCGCAGCTTCCAGACTTTCTAAAATTTTTTAAGAATTCTGCACCAATAAAAAAATGGCCGGAATCATAAACCCCGGCCATTCTCAAATTGCTCTTAAAAAGAATCTATTTAAATCTTTCCACAAGCAGACTCAAATTCTGAGCCAGCTTTGCCACGTCCTGAATTCCTGCATTGGCATTGGAAATACCCTCAGAAAGACTGTTGGACAGGCTGTTTATCTCACTAATATTATTGTTCACTTCATCGCTGGTAGCCGATTGTTCTTCAGCTGCGGTAGCAATGGCCCGCACCATATCGGCTATTTTATCCGACTGCTCGACAATCTCATTAAGAACTCCGCCAGAACCTTCAGCCATATCAGCCGTCTTTACAACCCTGTTTCTGGCATCATCCATACCGGTGACAACTTCAGAAGTGCTTTGCTGAATGAGATTTATTGCTCCTTCAACCTCCTGAGTTGCCGACATTGTTTTTTCAGCCAGCTTACGGACCTCATCAGCTACCACGGCAAAGCCTCTTCCGGCATCACCAGCTCTGGCCGCTTCGATCGCGGCATTAAGAGCCAGCAGATTAGTCTGATCAGCAATATCATTAATAACTGACATCACTGCACCAATATTTTCAGCTTTGACAGCAAGATCACTCAATTTTTCAGATAAGGTTTCCGTTGTATCAGTAACTTTATGAATCTCGGAGACAGTATTGCTGACAACTTCGCCACCTTCACGGGCGACAGTGTTGGCCCGTTCGGAGGCCTGCGCAGTCTCTCCTGAATTTCTGGCAACCTCAAGAACCGTTGCGTTCATCTGTTCCATTGCAGTAGCAACCTGCCCGGTCTGCATGGCGGTGGTATCAACTCCACTTGTCAGTTCATTCATCTGGATTGACAAATCTTCCGAAGCTTCCTTCAATTTAACCGCAACTACGGTTACTTCATTGGCAACTTCGAGCAGGGCTTTCTGATTTTCTTCAATCCTCTTTCTGCCCTCTTCTTCTTCAGTCAGGTCAACCATAAGGACGATTACTCCAACAACATTTCCTGAAGCATCCATAAGCGGTGAAACATTATAGCGAAGCGGGAAGGTCGTACCGTCGCTTCTTTCATAGCTGCAATTGCCTTCAGATTCCGCACCACTTGAAAGAGTCGCTTTTATAAAGTCTTCATTCTGTCCCGTAAAATACCGGATACCGGATTCACCCATAATTTTTTCTTCAGAAATACCCAGTATTCCGACCATATGTGAATTAACAAATTCAACAAGGCCCTTATTATCCGCCACAATCATCGGTATGGATATGCCTGAGAGGACGCCCTTGTTATATTGCAGCTGATCTTTGATCTGCCCGGCCATCTTGCCGAGGTTCATCCCAAGGACTCCAAGTTCATCGCCGCCCTTCACATCGAATGAGGCGTCAAAATCACCATCGCTGAATTTAGAAGTCGCCCCGGTGATATGCGCAATTCTTTTAACAATTGATGAGCGCATAAAGAAAAGCAGTGAACTGGTCAGCACCAGAAAACCTACAAATGAGAAAATCCCGTTTTTCAGCTGTGAAGCGTGAAGCGTTGAAAACTGACTTGAAACATCCTGAACCATAATCATGGAACCGAGGATAGTACGTCTATGCCCATGACAGTGGTAACAGCCTTTTTCATTTTTAATGCTTGAAACTTCTACAAAAACAGGTTTGCCGTCCATTTTGGACAAAACCCCTTTTTTGATCGGAGATTTCAAGCTTTCTGAAACAATATCCACTACTTCAGGATTATCTATATGCTCAGTATAATCCGTGCGGCTATCAGCCTCATTAGTGGAGT of the Maridesulfovibrio bastinii DSM 16055 genome contains:
- a CDS encoding OmpA family protein, translated to MRLKKGITPLFLAALLTVAMVSAAFAESKIVLKPKVDSFALFMDTSPSMSQEYMNTGKSKLVSGLNALKRLNSVIPELGYKSALYTMPEMKTYSPASTYSRGTIARALSAVPTETKFFMSTPIGNSFKDLDAKMSRWPGQLAVIFVSDGLQNTGTNPSKVVRDMVKKYGDRFCLHVISVADTSSGKATLKKLASMTPCGVYVEASDLADRAVLSKYAQDVFYTQEEELIVEIEEEVQEVIPVPVPVEQKIVFRSLNFGFDKYQITDEMVPSLEQAAAILEENKTLDVVVSGHTDSTGPEAYNQGLSERRAASVASWLKKNGINPERITSKGFGELDPKYDNKTREGRKLNRRVEIDVK
- a CDS encoding methyl-accepting chemotaxis protein produces the protein MNFIKKSLGNKVLVLTSFLTAVVFIGLFAANSYWQQVSMVHEVEVTAVRYAQMLRMAINEPMSKGENKATRETFKLVAKHNRDVEMWLTNFKGNITYSTNEADSRTDYTEHIDNPEVVDIVSESLKSPIKKGVLSKMDGKPVFVEVSSIKNEKGCYHCHGHRRTILGSMIMVQDVSSQFSTLHASQLKNGIFSFVGFLVLTSSLLFFMRSSIVKRIAHITGATSKFSDGDFDASFDVKGGDELGVLGMNLGKMAGQIKDQLQYNKGVLSGISIPMIVADNKGLVEFVNSHMVGILGISEEKIMGESGIRYFTGQNEDFIKATLSSGAESEGNCSYERSDGTTFPLRYNVSPLMDASGNVVGVIVLMVDLTEEEEGRKRIEENQKALLEVANEVTVVAVKLKEASEDLSIQMNELTSGVDTTAMQTGQVATAMEQMNATVLEVARNSGETAQASERANTVAREGGEVVSNTVSEIHKVTDTTETLSEKLSDLAVKAENIGAVMSVINDIADQTNLLALNAAIEAARAGDAGRGFAVVADEVRKLAEKTMSATQEVEGAINLIQQSTSEVVTGMDDARNRVVKTADMAEGSGGVLNEIVEQSDKIADMVRAIATAAEEQSATSDEVNNNISEINSLSNSLSEGISNANAGIQDVAKLAQNLSLLVERFK